The following nucleotide sequence is from Candidatus Hydrogenedentota bacterium.
AGCGAACCCTACGATCCGCGATTGAAAGACACGCTGCCGCTGCTCAAGGGACGCGATACGATGCTGGCGCTTCTCATGGGCGGATTGAAGCCCTCGGACACGGCGGGCGACAAACGGGCGGTTGCGATCGTGCGCGAGATCGCCGGCATGGCGCAACTATCCGGCACGCGCGTCGCCTTGTATCCGCACTCCGGCGACTGGCTGGAACGCGTCGAGGATGGCCTGCGCATCGTGCGCAAGGCCGATTGTCCCAACGTCGGCGTCATGTTCAACCTCTGCCACTGGCTCAAAGTGGACGACGAGAAAAACCTGAAGCCGCTGCTGTCCGAAGCGATGCCGCACCTGTTCGCGGTGAGCATCCACGGCGCCGACCATGCCGAGGCCATCCGTGCCGGGACCGGTAACTGGATCCAACCGCTCGATTCCGGGACTTTCGACATCCGCGCGCTGCTCCAGACGCTCAGAAACCTCGGCTACAAAGGCCCGATCGGCCTCCAATGCTATGGCATTCCCGGCGATGCCCGCGACCACCTTACACGCTCGATTACGGCTTGGCGCAAGATCACGACAGACTGAGCGCGGACGGATCCCCGAATCAATACCTCCAGCGTTGTGAAATGGGATTTTTTTCGCGCTGAGCCGCCCGAATCTTGGCGGGGGATTTGTCGCATAGTTTACCCAAGAAATCCGGAAAGTTTTTTCTTGACAAGATAAGTCTAAGTATATATACTTAGACTATACGAGACGGAAACCATGAAACTGGAAGAGAAGAGGCTGCGCAAACTTCAGGAACTTGGCCAAGACCGTCCGTTGGTGGCTGGCTCGCTCAATCGGGTCGAGCGCCGGGATGCCAAGGGGAAGACGACGGCGTATTGGTTGCTGACGTCGAAGGAGGCGGGAAAGACCCGGTCGGTCTACGTGCCCAAGGACCTTGTTAAGGAGGTGCAGTCTTGGATACGCAACCATCGGCGGCTCAAACAAGTGCTCTCGGAGATATCGACACTGAGTATCGCTATCATCCAATGCCATGTCCCGGAGAAACGGGCGGCGGACGGCCGGGCCGCCGGCGCAAAGCTCCCCGGGAGACCAAGCGCCCGGTAGGGCAAGCGCTGGCCCAGATCGTAAAGCGCTTCGCCCCGTGGCTTTGGGAGGCGTTTGACGGGGTGGACGATCTGCGCGAGGACCCGCGGTATGCGATGCGCCAGGTCCTGTGTCTGGCCGTGTTGATGTTTGCATGCCGGGTAAAGTCGCTGCGCCGCTTGGACGAGATCCGTGATGATGCGCGCTTCCGGGACAATTGGTGTGTGTTCAGCCGAGCCCGGAGCGACACGGTCGTCTGTTCGCGACAGATGACCAATATCCTGTGCGCGACGCCCGCCGAGCAACTCGGGGACCTGCGTTTCAGGCTCATCAAAGACATGATCCGGCACAAGCAGTTGTCCGAGGGCTTCCTGCTCAAGCATTTGATGGTGATCAGCGACGGTTCGGGCATCTACGCCTCCTCGGCGCCGCATTGCCCCGAATGTCTGTTTCAGGAACACCAGGACGGCTCCAAGACCTATCTGCACAACGTGTTGGAGGTGAAGGTCATCCCCTGGGGCGGGCTGGCACTGTCGTTGATGACCGAGCCGCTCTTGAATCCAGGGGGCGGCAAGTACGACAAGCAGGATTGCGAATCCAAGGCGTTCAAACGGGTGCTGTCTCGTATCAAGGAAGTGTTCCCGCGCGAACCCCTGGTCCACCTGCTCGACAGCCTGTACTGCAACGGGCCCGCGTTGAACGCCATCGCCGCGCTCGACCAGAAGTTCATCGCGTGTTTCAAACCCGGCAGTATTCCTACCCTCTATGAAGAATCGCTCACCCTGCGCCAACTCGCCCCCAACAACCGTAGCGTCCGGACCCTGGTGCGCGACGGACATCGCGTCAAACAAATCTTCACCTGGGCCAACGCGCTTGAATACCAGGAGCTGACGCTCGACTTCGTGATGTGTGAGGAAACCGTGGAAGGTAAAACCACCACGTTCGCGTACCTGAGCAACTTCACGGTGGAC
It contains:
- a CDS encoding TIM barrel protein; this translates as MREFKTGIATALALLLIMSAAHAAGHPNPFFAFCMDTHDSQHRTLDQQARLLKDLGYDGAGHLWLDQVQERLAALDAAGLKLFQIYLRVNIAPGSEPYDPRLKDTLPLLKGRDTMLALLMGGLKPSDTAGDKRAVAIVREIAGMAQLSGTRVALYPHSGDWLERVEDGLRIVRKADCPNVGVMFNLCHWLKVDDEKNLKPLLSEAMPHLFAVSIHGADHAEAIRAGTGNWIQPLDSGTFDIRALLQTLRNLGYKGPIGLQCYGIPGDARDHLTRSITAWRKITTD